The proteins below come from a single Caldicellulosiruptoraceae bacterium PP1 genomic window:
- a CDS encoding purine-nucleoside phosphorylase, producing MYFKKVMESVQYLKNKINKIPDIAIILGSGLGNFAEYIEDRVIIPYSEIPNFPKSTAKGHKGNLICGQLENRYIAVFQGRFHLYEGYSINDVVIGIRTIGLLGVNKLIVTNAAGGISSKLMPGDLMIINDHINLSNENPAIGKDALDFGERFFDMTYAYDQELIEKARIIYNKNNIEYKEGVYAFLKGPSFETPAEIRMLKTLGADAVGMSTVPEVIAARQLKMRVLGISCITNMAAGILDQILTDKEVFEIAKKSEGIFTKLLKEIIDII from the coding sequence ATGTATTTTAAAAAAGTAATGGAATCTGTTCAATATTTAAAAAACAAAATTAATAAAATACCTGATATTGCTATAATATTAGGAAGTGGACTTGGTAATTTTGCTGAATACATAGAAGATAGAGTAATAATACCTTATTCAGAAATACCTAATTTTCCAAAATCAACAGCAAAAGGACATAAAGGGAATTTAATATGTGGACAATTGGAAAATCGCTATATAGCAGTATTTCAAGGCCGTTTTCATCTTTATGAAGGCTATTCAATTAATGATGTTGTAATTGGAATAAGAACAATTGGATTGTTAGGTGTTAATAAACTTATTGTTACTAATGCAGCAGGAGGAATATCAAGTAAATTAATGCCTGGGGATTTAATGATTATTAATGACCATATTAATCTTTCAAATGAAAATCCTGCTATAGGAAAAGATGCATTAGATTTTGGTGAAAGATTTTTTGATATGACTTATGCATATGATCAAGAACTTATAGAAAAAGCAAGAATAATTTACAATAAAAATAACATTGAATATAAGGAAGGAGTATATGCTTTTTTGAAAGGTCCATCTTTTGAAACTCCTGCAGAAATTAGAATGTTAAAAACTTTAGGTGCAGACGCTGTAGGTATGTCGACTGTACCAGAAGTTATTGCAGCAAGGCAGCTTAAGATGAGAGTACTTGGGATATCATGTATAACTAACATGGCTGCTGGTATACTTGATCAAATACTTACAGATAAAGAAGTTTTCGAAATAGCAAAGAAATCAGAAGGTATTTTTACAAAACTATTAAAAGAGATTATCGACATAATTTAA
- the zapA gene encoding cell division protein ZapA: MDEIKRIEVKIAGMSYMLKTDEDDEYILKLSNYVNKKMNEVMNSEPRLSTALMAVLASLLIADEYFKHLNECNDKINQIDKLLEDNIKIKCENEQIVNTYNSQMKEKEELNQKLLNQIEEYKQKVEELNKIIDEKNQEIDRLKDELLTTKKELNDFINTFDDR; the protein is encoded by the coding sequence ATGGATGAAATAAAAAGAATAGAAGTAAAAATAGCTGGAATGAGCTATATGCTTAAAACTGATGAAGATGATGAATATATATTAAAACTATCAAATTATGTTAATAAAAAGATGAACGAAGTTATGAATTCAGAACCGAGATTATCAACAGCATTAATGGCCGTATTAGCCTCATTATTAATTGCTGATGAGTATTTTAAGCATTTAAATGAATGTAATGATAAGATTAATCAGATAGATAAACTATTAGAAGACAATATTAAAATTAAATGTGAAAACGAACAGATTGTTAATACATATAATTCTCAAATGAAAGAAAAAGAAGAATTAAATCAAAAATTATTAAATCAAATTGAGGAATATAAACAAAAAGTAGAAGAATTAAATAAAATAATAGATGAAAAAAATCAAGAAATAGATAGACTCAAAGACGAATTATTAACAACAAAAAAGGAACTGAATGATTTTATCAATACATTTGATGATAGATAA